The Lycium barbarum isolate Lr01 chromosome 9, ASM1917538v2, whole genome shotgun sequence genome has a segment encoding these proteins:
- the LOC132611184 gene encoding cytochrome P450 714A1-like isoform X1, which produces MKTTAFLVSLLLLLSLLSPNLLNSFSSLLVLILALIGLGGFYIFNTLWLKSAQRLRFKLQKQGIYGPKPSFLYGNVAEMQKIQAASIKSHSNYGEFVAHDYTSSLFPYFEQWRKLYGPVYTYSTGNKQHLYVNQPELVKEMNQSNSLDLGKPSYVTKRLAPMLGNGILRSNGHIWAMQRKIVAPEFFMDKVKVMVSLMLQSAELLTRKWDERIEAEGGKMAEISVGEDLRSLSADVISRACFGSSYFKGKKIFSKLRTLQKVISNQSILFGSPALGFLPSRQQREIENLEKEIESLIWEAVKERERECLETPSNEKDLLHSILEGAINDDNVGEHSSRKFIVDNCKNIYFAGHESTAVAASWCLMLLALHPEWQSLISQEMIQICPDGVLDSESVSKMKMVTMVIQEAMRLYPPAAFVSREALEDTQIGHIVVPKGVCLWTLIPTLHRDPEIWGRDANEFKPERFENGVSGACKLPQVYIPFGLGPRLCLGRNFAMVQLKVVISLIISKFRFSLSPKYRHSPAYRMIVEPGQGVHILVERLKQC; this is translated from the exons ATGAAGACTACTGCTTTTCTAGtctcccttcttcttcttctttctcttctttctcctAATTTGTTAAATAGCTTTTCTTCATTATTGGTGTTAATTCTAGCGcttattggtcttgggggatttTATATCTTTAATACTCTGTGGCTAAAGTCAGCTCAGAGACTTCGATTTAAGCTTCAGAAGCAAGGCATCTACGGGCCTAAACCATCTTTTTTATATGGAAATGTCGCTGAAATGCAAAAGATTCAAGCTGCATCAATCAAGTCTCACAGCAACTATGGTGAATTTGTAGCTCATGATTATACTTCCTCACTCTTTCCGTACTTTGAACAATGGCGAAAACTCTACG GTCCTGTATATACATATTCAACAGGAAACAAGCAACATTTGTATGTGAACCAGCCAGAGCTAGTAAAGGAAATGAACCAAAGTAATAGCCTGGATTTAGGGAAACCTTCTTATGTCACCAAGAGACTTGCCCCTATGCTTGGAAATGGTATTTTGAGGTCTAATGGTCACATTTGGGCCATGCAGAGGAAAATTGTAGCCCCCGAATTCTTCATGGACAAGGTCAAG GTCATGGTGAGCCTAATGTTGCAGTCAGCAGAGCTATTGACCAGAAAATGGGATGAAAGGATTGAAGCTGAAGGGGGCAAAATGGCAGAGATCAGTGTTGGAGAGGATCTAAGAAGCCTCTCAGCAGATGTGATATCAAGGGCTTGCTTTGGGAGCTCATATTTTAAAGGCAAAAAGATTTTCTCAAAGCTTCGAACCCTTCAAAAAGTCATATCAAACCAAAGTATACTTTTTGGCTCTCCTGCATTAGG GTTTCTTCCGAGTAGGCAACAAAGGGAGATTGAGAACTTAGAGAAGGAGATAGAGTCGCTGATATGGGAAGCAGTGAAAGAACGAGAAAGGGAATGCTTAGAGACACCCTCAAATGAGAAGGACTTGTTGCATTCAATACTTGAGGGTGCCATCAATGATGACAATGTAGGCGAGCATTCATCCAGGAAATTCATCGTTGACAATTGCAAGAACATATACTTTGCAGGACATGAGTCCACTGCTGTTGCTGCATCTTGGTGCCTCATGCTTCTGGCTCTACATCCAGAATGGCAATCTCTTATCAGCCAGGAAATGATTCAGATTTGCCCCGATGGTGTCCTAGATTCAGAGTCGGTCTCCAAGATGAAAATG GTGACAATGGTCATTCAAGAAGCAATGCGCTTGTATCCACCAGCCGCATTTGTGTCAAGGGAGGCACTGGAAGATACACAGATTGGTCACATTGTTGTGCCAAAAGGCGTATGCTTGTGGACCTTGATCCCAACACTGCATCGCGACCCTGAAATCTGGGGTCGAGATGCCAACGAATTCAAGCCAGAGAGGTTTGAAAATGGAGTTTCGGGTGCTTGCAAATTGCCACAAGTTTATATCCCATTTGGACTAGGTCCTCGGCTCTGCCTAGGCCGGAATTTCGCAATGGTGCAGCTAAAGGTTGTGATTTCACTCATCATTTCCAAGTTTCGTTTCTCTCTATCTCCCAAATACAGACACTCACCAGCTTATAGGATGATTGTAGAACCAGGCCAAGGAGTACACATTCTTGTTGAGAGATTGAAGCAATGTTGA
- the LOC132611184 gene encoding cytochrome P450 714A1-like isoform X2 — MSSASGPVYTYSTGNKQHLYVNQPELVKEMNQSNSLDLGKPSYVTKRLAPMLGNGILRSNGHIWAMQRKIVAPEFFMDKVKVMVSLMLQSAELLTRKWDERIEAEGGKMAEISVGEDLRSLSADVISRACFGSSYFKGKKIFSKLRTLQKVISNQSILFGSPALGFLPSRQQREIENLEKEIESLIWEAVKERERECLETPSNEKDLLHSILEGAINDDNVGEHSSRKFIVDNCKNIYFAGHESTAVAASWCLMLLALHPEWQSLISQEMIQICPDGVLDSESVSKMKMVTMVIQEAMRLYPPAAFVSREALEDTQIGHIVVPKGVCLWTLIPTLHRDPEIWGRDANEFKPERFENGVSGACKLPQVYIPFGLGPRLCLGRNFAMVQLKVVISLIISKFRFSLSPKYRHSPAYRMIVEPGQGVHILVERLKQC; from the exons ATGTCTTCCGCATCAG GTCCTGTATATACATATTCAACAGGAAACAAGCAACATTTGTATGTGAACCAGCCAGAGCTAGTAAAGGAAATGAACCAAAGTAATAGCCTGGATTTAGGGAAACCTTCTTATGTCACCAAGAGACTTGCCCCTATGCTTGGAAATGGTATTTTGAGGTCTAATGGTCACATTTGGGCCATGCAGAGGAAAATTGTAGCCCCCGAATTCTTCATGGACAAGGTCAAG GTCATGGTGAGCCTAATGTTGCAGTCAGCAGAGCTATTGACCAGAAAATGGGATGAAAGGATTGAAGCTGAAGGGGGCAAAATGGCAGAGATCAGTGTTGGAGAGGATCTAAGAAGCCTCTCAGCAGATGTGATATCAAGGGCTTGCTTTGGGAGCTCATATTTTAAAGGCAAAAAGATTTTCTCAAAGCTTCGAACCCTTCAAAAAGTCATATCAAACCAAAGTATACTTTTTGGCTCTCCTGCATTAGG GTTTCTTCCGAGTAGGCAACAAAGGGAGATTGAGAACTTAGAGAAGGAGATAGAGTCGCTGATATGGGAAGCAGTGAAAGAACGAGAAAGGGAATGCTTAGAGACACCCTCAAATGAGAAGGACTTGTTGCATTCAATACTTGAGGGTGCCATCAATGATGACAATGTAGGCGAGCATTCATCCAGGAAATTCATCGTTGACAATTGCAAGAACATATACTTTGCAGGACATGAGTCCACTGCTGTTGCTGCATCTTGGTGCCTCATGCTTCTGGCTCTACATCCAGAATGGCAATCTCTTATCAGCCAGGAAATGATTCAGATTTGCCCCGATGGTGTCCTAGATTCAGAGTCGGTCTCCAAGATGAAAATG GTGACAATGGTCATTCAAGAAGCAATGCGCTTGTATCCACCAGCCGCATTTGTGTCAAGGGAGGCACTGGAAGATACACAGATTGGTCACATTGTTGTGCCAAAAGGCGTATGCTTGTGGACCTTGATCCCAACACTGCATCGCGACCCTGAAATCTGGGGTCGAGATGCCAACGAATTCAAGCCAGAGAGGTTTGAAAATGGAGTTTCGGGTGCTTGCAAATTGCCACAAGTTTATATCCCATTTGGACTAGGTCCTCGGCTCTGCCTAGGCCGGAATTTCGCAATGGTGCAGCTAAAGGTTGTGATTTCACTCATCATTTCCAAGTTTCGTTTCTCTCTATCTCCCAAATACAGACACTCACCAGCTTATAGGATGATTGTAGAACCAGGCCAAGGAGTACACATTCTTGTTGAGAGATTGAAGCAATGTTGA
- the LOC132611186 gene encoding protein INCREASED PETAL GROWTH ANISOTROPY 1 → MGKIWIEVCLISARGLRRTSALWKLQWYAVGWIDPNNKYCSKIDSSGNANPVWKTKFSMLVDTSELNLQDLDLHVEVYSREPIFLREKLMGTATVVLKEFLDKHNKNSEVSKPIEEVGSFQLRKKNSNTPHGFVDVSIRISEEREEPSSQPGDKEGFQLADNSSGFNLANAASTYPQPQSITTSQMMENQPQPNRQYAHPVPYPTSYSHPPVVGPSYTHAAGPSYQPPRAPPPPPPPPPANVGYIPTFLARTDSTPPSYFNMPQTGTAAARNARPGFGMGVGAGALAAGAMIFGDDFMSGFDLPRGVQDPSLTISLDPPF, encoded by the exons ATGGGAAAAATATGGATTGAAGTGTGCCTGATTTCCGCGAGGGGACTCCGAAGAACATCAGCTTTGTGGAAGCTTCAATGGTATGCTGTTGGATGGATTGATCCAAACAACAAGTATTGTTCCAAGATTGATTCATCAGGCAACGCAAATCCTGTTTGGAAAACCAAATTCTCAATGTTGGTTGACACTTCTGAATTGAATCTCCAGGATTTGGACCTCCATGTTGAAGTTTACAGTAGAGAGCCCATTTTTCTTAGAGAAAAACTCATGGGAACAGCTACTGTGGTTTTGAAAGAATTTCTGGACAAGCACAATAAGAACTCTGAGGTATCAAAGCCAATTGAAGAAGTTGGGAGCTTTCAATTGCGGAAAAAGAACTCGAATACACCTCATGGATTTGTTGATGTCTCTATCAGAATTTCAGAGGAAAGGGAAGAACCCAGTTCACAACCAG GTGACAAGGAGGGATTTCAGCTTGCGGATAACAGCAGTGGCTTCAACTTGGCTAATGCTGCATCAACATACCCACAACCACAATCTATAACCACATCCCAAATGATGGAGAACCAACCACAACCAAATCGTCAATATGCACATCCAGTACCATATCCTACAAGTTATTCCCATCCACCTGTGGTGGGACCGAGCTACACACACGCAGCAGGACCAAGCTATCAGCCACCGCGTgctccaccaccaccaccaccacctccaCCTGCTAATGTTGGTTATATTCCGACTTTCCTCGCAAGAACAGACAGCACGCCGCCTAGTTATTTCAACATGCCACAAACCGGAACTGCAGCAGCACGAAATGCAAGACCTGGTTTTGGAATGGGAGTAGGTGCAGGGGCCTTAGCAGCCGGTGCTATGATATTTGGAGATGATTTCATGTCTGGTTTTGATTTGCCTCGTGGAGTACAGGATCCCTCTCTTACAATATCCCTTGATCCCCCTTTCTGA